A single genomic interval of Daucus carota subsp. sativus chromosome 1, DH1 v3.0, whole genome shotgun sequence harbors:
- the LOC108213851 gene encoding uncharacterized protein LOC108213851 isoform X1, translating into MEQAVHSRPVSEEDDEALSTTKKLKSEEKYKEHSEEEMQKQHEFDSTEEKALECSQVSEDTNKYTLVTDCRFKLPHYLTEFALAEFNANQKVMYEKVNVLETMKSLNVNEVTTYLITFEASLSDETSNNVQTLQTKIIMSLLDYTTKIDVKFVRIKLSEFDVNEEEDSREKLSESNEEEDSKEKLSASNEEEDSEVSESNTEDSEASESDTEDSEELFDSDEQDTESDKKDSEQEKLSEFEEDDPKEEKLSDSDDDELCSYEMKQYLIDVEKSDGFEVGNYPHAKIPCCMIRRYYDPPGRTQSTTNLNRLVYLSRLAICIYNMKEDTYFDNVKVLKAMAFGCGCTNYNITFEASLCDGDHVTFQTSIYRSVPLPYRNIEIRFVRIKPSINPKDIST; encoded by the exons ATGGAGCAGGCTGTGCACAGTCGCCCTGTTTCCGAAGAAGACGACGAGGCATTGAGCACCACCAAAAAACTTAAATCAGAGGAGAAGTACAAAGAACACTCTGAAGAAGAGATGCAAAAGCAACATGAATTCGATTCCACGGAGGAAAAAGCTCTAGAATGTTCCCAGGTTTCTGAAGACACCAATAAATATACTCTTGTCACG GATTGTAGATTCAAATTGCCCCATTATCTCACCGAGTTTGCTCTAGCGGAGTTTAACGCCAACCAG AAAGTGATGTATGAGAAAGTGAATGTTCTTGAAACGATGAAATCGTTAAATGTTAATGAGGTTACAACTTATCTTATCACTTTTGAAGCCTCCTTGTCTGATGAAACGAGCAATAATGTTCAAACCTTgcaaacaaaaataattatgtcTCTACTAGACTACACTACGAAGATAGATGTTAAGTTTGTTAGGATCAAACTCTCTGAATTTGATGTCAATGAGGAAGAAGACTCCAGAGAAAAGCTTTCTGAATCCAATGAGGAAGAAGACTCCAAAGAAAAGCTTTCTGCATCCAATGAGGAGGAAGACTCTGAGGTCTCTGAATCCAACACGGAAGACTCTGAGGCCTCTGAATCCGACACGGAAGATTCTGAAGAGCTATTCGACTCTGACGAGCAAGATACTGAATCTGACAAGAAAGACTCTGAACAAGAAAAGCTCTCTGAATTTGAGGAGGACGACCCTAAAGAAGAAAAGCTGTCAGACTCCGATGATGATGAGCTCTGCAGTTATGAGATGAAACAATACCTCATTGATGTGGAGAAGAGTGAC GGTTTTGAGGTTGGAAACTATCCACACGCGAAGATCCCTTGTTGTATGATTCGTAGATATTACGACCCTCCAGGCAGGACTCAATCTACCACCAATCTCAATAGACTAGTTTATCTCTCTCGGTTGGCTATTTGCATCTATAACATGAAGGAG GACACGTACTTTGACAATGTGAAAGTGCTCAAGGCAATGGCTTTTGGCTGTGGGTGTACAAATTACAATATCACTTTTGAAGCCTCCTTGTGTGATGGAGATCATGTCACCTTCCAAACAAGTATATACAGGTCGGTTCCCCTTCCATATCGAAATATCGAGATTCGTTTTGTTAGGATCAAGCCTAGCATTAATCCCAAGGACATCAGTACCTGA
- the LOC108196769 gene encoding uncharacterized protein LOC108196769 yields MDEKNVHSPPVLEDEESVSCTKKLRFEGSPVYEDTGYTLFIDSGYKLPLYLSEFALGEFNYSKKTTFENVNVVETMKLLDIVKGTTYLITFEASLPDNKSDYAQTFETNIYMCPLDPTAKIEIKFVRIKPSDLDYDEKEYYGEKASESDEKKFEEKLSEFGEEDTERKLSESDKKGSDDKDSAEEKHSEFDGKDFAEEKLVESDEKHNKVNLFKSVKKDTEEELSKFDEKDSAEENVTESNMKPSEEEKPNKCDKEDHQLSQSDDKYQEGSESSKELKQYHIDVEKSDGFEVGYYPNVRGSCCMLHRYYDPPAKTVSTTCLNQLVYFSQLAICLYNMNMITCYDNVRVMKAMASGCGGTTYHITFEASLFNGNAVTFQTKLYASLPSPYHEIEVEFVRIKPVINSNITN; encoded by the exons ATGGATGAGAAGAATGTGCACTCTCCTCCCGTGCTCGAAGATGAGGAGTCTGTCAGTTGCACCAAGAAGCTTCGATTCGAGGGTTCTCCAGTTTACGAAGACACCGGTTATACTCTCTTCATC GATTCTGGATACAAACTGCCTCTTTATCTCTCCGAGTTTGCTCTTGGGGAGTTTAACTACAGCAAG AAAACAACATTTGAGAATGTGAATGTTGTCGAGACGATGAAATTATTGGATATTGTGAAGGGAACTACTTACCTTATTACTTTTGAAGCCTCCTTGCCTGATAATAAGAGTGATTATGCTCAAACAttcgaaacaaatatatatatgtgcccCTTAGACCCAACCGCAAAGATTGAGATTAAGTTTGTTAGGATCAAGCCATCTGACCTGGATTATGATGAGAAAGAATACTACGGAGAAAAGGCCTCGGAGTCTGAcgaaaaaaagtttgaagaaAAGCTCTCTGAGTTTGGCGAGGAAGACACTGAAAGAAAGCTCTCTGAATCTGATAAGAAAGGCTCTGATGATAAAGACTCTGCAGAAGAGAAGCACTCTGAATTTGATGGCAAAGACTTTGCAGAAGAAAAGCTCGTTGAATCTGATGAAAAACACAATAAAGTAAACCTCTTTAAATCTGTTAAGAAAGACACTGAAGAAGAGCTCTCTAAATTTGACGAGAAAGACTCTGCAGAAGAGAATGTCACTGAATCTAATATGAAACCCTCTGAAGAAGAAAAACCGAATAAATGTGACAAGGAAGACCATCAACTCTCGCAATCTGATGACAAATATCAGGAAGGCTCTGAATCTAGTAAAGAGTTAAAACAATATCACATTGACGTGGAGAAAAGTGAT GGTTTTGAGGTTGGATACTATCCAAATGTGAGGGGTTCTTGTTGTATGCTCCATAGATATTACGACCCACCAGCTAAGACCGTCTCTACTACGTGTTTGAATCAATTGGTTTATTTTTCTCAGTTGGCCATCTGCCTCTATAACATGAACATG ATTACGTGCTATGACAATGTCAGAGTGATGAAGGCAATGGCTTCTGGTTGTGGGGGTACAACTTACCATATCACTTTCGAGGCCTCCTTGTTTAATGGGAATGCTGTAACCTTCCAAACAAAATTATACGCGTCCCTCCCATCTCCTTATCACGAGATTGAGGTTGAGTTTGTCAGGATTAAGCCTGTCATTAATTCCAACATTACTAACTGA
- the LOC108213851 gene encoding uncharacterized protein LOC108213851 isoform X2 → MEQAVHSRPVSEEDDEALSTTKKLKSEEKYKEHSEEEMQKQHEFDSTEEKALECSQVSEDTNKYTLVTDCRFKLPHYLTEFALAEFNANQKVMYEKVNVLETMKSLNVNEVTTYLITFEASLSDETSNNVQTLQTKIIMSLLDYTTKIDVKFVRIKLSEFDVNEEEDSREKLSESNEEEDSKEKLSASNEEEDSEVSESNTEDSEASESDTEDSEELFDSDEQDTESDKKDSEQEKLSEFEEDDPKEEKLSDSDDDELCSYEMKQYLIDVEKSDGFEVGNYPHAKIPCCMIRRYYDPPGRTQSTTNLNRLVYLSRLAICIYNMKEDTYFDNVKVLKAMAFGCGCTNYNITFEASLCDGDHVTFQTSIYRVVVFPI, encoded by the exons ATGGAGCAGGCTGTGCACAGTCGCCCTGTTTCCGAAGAAGACGACGAGGCATTGAGCACCACCAAAAAACTTAAATCAGAGGAGAAGTACAAAGAACACTCTGAAGAAGAGATGCAAAAGCAACATGAATTCGATTCCACGGAGGAAAAAGCTCTAGAATGTTCCCAGGTTTCTGAAGACACCAATAAATATACTCTTGTCACG GATTGTAGATTCAAATTGCCCCATTATCTCACCGAGTTTGCTCTAGCGGAGTTTAACGCCAACCAG AAAGTGATGTATGAGAAAGTGAATGTTCTTGAAACGATGAAATCGTTAAATGTTAATGAGGTTACAACTTATCTTATCACTTTTGAAGCCTCCTTGTCTGATGAAACGAGCAATAATGTTCAAACCTTgcaaacaaaaataattatgtcTCTACTAGACTACACTACGAAGATAGATGTTAAGTTTGTTAGGATCAAACTCTCTGAATTTGATGTCAATGAGGAAGAAGACTCCAGAGAAAAGCTTTCTGAATCCAATGAGGAAGAAGACTCCAAAGAAAAGCTTTCTGCATCCAATGAGGAGGAAGACTCTGAGGTCTCTGAATCCAACACGGAAGACTCTGAGGCCTCTGAATCCGACACGGAAGATTCTGAAGAGCTATTCGACTCTGACGAGCAAGATACTGAATCTGACAAGAAAGACTCTGAACAAGAAAAGCTCTCTGAATTTGAGGAGGACGACCCTAAAGAAGAAAAGCTGTCAGACTCCGATGATGATGAGCTCTGCAGTTATGAGATGAAACAATACCTCATTGATGTGGAGAAGAGTGAC GGTTTTGAGGTTGGAAACTATCCACACGCGAAGATCCCTTGTTGTATGATTCGTAGATATTACGACCCTCCAGGCAGGACTCAATCTACCACCAATCTCAATAGACTAGTTTATCTCTCTCGGTTGGCTATTTGCATCTATAACATGAAGGAG GACACGTACTTTGACAATGTGAAAGTGCTCAAGGCAATGGCTTTTGGCTGTGGGTGTACAAATTACAATATCACTTTTGAAGCCTCCTTGTGTGATGGAGATCATGTCACCTTCCAAACAAGTATATACAG GGTTGTGGTATTTCCAATATAA